A genomic stretch from Aerococcaceae bacterium zg-1292 includes:
- a CDS encoding PTS sugar transporter subunit IIA yields MNLLNIVDESLIVFDKNISTKKQLFLCIAELLENQNRITNKTEIIRAFNKRESEISTGIEEGFGIPHAKSKCVNKPSIVFVHSNNIDDYIALDGTLIECSIAIVVPENDFDAHLDILSSLARKLIDKDFRNMLRESYDANEILGYLKNI; encoded by the coding sequence ATGAATTTGTTGAATATTGTGGATGAAAGTTTAATTGTATTTGATAAGAACATATCTACAAAAAAACAATTATTTCTATGTATAGCTGAATTATTAGAGAATCAAAATAGAATAACGAATAAAACAGAAATTATTAGAGCATTTAACAAAAGAGAAAGCGAAATCTCAACAGGAATAGAAGAGGGATTTGGAATTCCTCATGCTAAATCTAAATGTGTTAATAAACCTTCTATTGTGTTTGTGCATTCAAATAATATTGATGACTATATAGCATTAGATGGTACATTAATAGAATGTTCTATTGCGATTGTGGTTCCTGAAAATGATTTTGATGCTCATTTAGATATATTAAGTAGTTTAGCTAGAAAATTAATTGATAAAGATTTTAGAAATATGTTGAGAGAATCATATGATGCTAATGAAATACTCGGATATTTAAAAAATATATAA
- a CDS encoding PTS transporter subunit EIIC → MRVIGVTSCPTGIAHTYLSAQKLEKYSSSKGYVTKFETQGAKVENRLTSEDIETADVIILAIDREIEGIERFANKKVKVVSTATAIKNPEQVIEDAINNIGTEIVVVKKENANQKNMNNKTLYNHFMNGVNMMLPFVIAGGIIIAFSFAFGIHAANPESEDYNVLAAALSRIGGDTAFAMMVPALSSGIAISIAGKVGFAPGLVAGLLASTGGSGFLGGMVGGLLSGHVTDALANKVSIKKNFQAMYQLIVVPLVSILVVGLLMIFLIDKPISWVLEALTNWLNSLGNTSGLLFGMLIGIMMAADMGGPINKSISTFSIGLMSAGVNAPIAACMAAGMTPPLGLALATILFKNKFTDEEITSGKSCWILGSSYITEGAIPFAVSDPIRVIPSLMLGSATAAGISLASGVTSMAPHGGIWVMFIPNVIHNLPMYILAIFAGTIVTAISVGTLKKEIKE, encoded by the coding sequence ATGAGAGTAATAGGTGTAACGTCATGTCCTACTGGAATTGCACATACATATTTATCTGCACAGAAATTAGAAAAATATTCCTCATCAAAAGGATATGTTACAAAATTTGAAACGCAAGGTGCAAAAGTTGAAAATCGATTAACTAGTGAAGATATTGAAACCGCAGATGTCATTATTTTAGCGATTGATAGAGAAATTGAAGGTATAGAACGGTTTGCCAATAAAAAAGTAAAAGTAGTTTCTACTGCTACTGCGATTAAAAATCCTGAACAAGTAATAGAAGATGCAATAAATAATATCGGCACTGAAATTGTTGTGGTCAAAAAAGAAAACGCTAATCAAAAGAATATGAACAATAAAACACTGTATAATCATTTTATGAATGGTGTTAATATGATGCTTCCATTTGTAATTGCAGGAGGAATTATTATTGCATTTAGCTTTGCATTTGGTATCCATGCTGCTAACCCAGAAAGCGAAGATTACAATGTTTTAGCAGCTGCGTTAAGTAGAATTGGGGGAGATACAGCCTTTGCGATGATGGTACCTGCTCTTTCATCCGGAATAGCAATATCTATAGCTGGTAAAGTGGGGTTTGCTCCAGGACTTGTTGCTGGTTTACTAGCTTCTACAGGAGGATCAGGTTTTTTAGGTGGTATGGTAGGTGGACTTCTTTCTGGTCATGTCACAGATGCTTTAGCTAATAAGGTATCTATTAAGAAGAATTTTCAAGCAATGTATCAGTTAATAGTTGTCCCTTTAGTATCTATTTTGGTTGTTGGGTTATTGATGATTTTTCTAATTGATAAACCAATTTCATGGGTATTAGAAGCATTAACGAATTGGCTAAATTCATTAGGTAATACGAGTGGATTACTATTTGGAATGCTTATTGGGATAATGATGGCTGCTGATATGGGAGGGCCTATTAATAAGTCAATTTCTACTTTCAGTATTGGGCTGATGTCAGCCGGTGTGAACGCACCAATTGCTGCGTGTATGGCGGCTGGTATGACACCGCCGTTAGGGCTTGCTCTAGCTACAATTTTATTTAAAAATAAATTTACTGATGAAGAAATAACTTCAGGAAAATCTTGTTGGATTCTAGGGTCTTCTTACATTACAGAAGGTGCAATTCCATTTGCGGTTTCAGATCCTATCCGGGTTATTCCAAGTCTCATGTTGGGATCAGCAACTGCTGCGGGTATTTCATTAGCATCTGGAGTAACTTCAATGGCACCACATGGAGGAATCTGGGTAATGTTTATTCCTAACGTTATTCATAATTTACCAATGTATATTTTAGCAATTTTTGCTGGAACAATTGTGACAGCAATTTCAGTAGGTACATTAAAGAAAGAAATTAAGGAGTGA
- a CDS encoding ketose-bisphosphate aldolase → MLFTMSELLKVANENKFAVPAFNICSFDMLKAIMEEMEANDAPVILEIHPDEIEYLGDNFVSIVRDYALRSKIPVVIHLDHGQSIYDVMRAIRNGYTSVMIDASLLSYEENKKITKQVVDLAHKVGVSVEAELGTIGNNGSSEGGSHNIIYTNPQQAVEFVEETGIDTLAVAIGTAHGLYPKDKVPKLNIDLLKELNEKISIPFVLHGGSGNPDSEVAESVKYGVGKVNLSSDLKSVFFNEVFEVLSNNKGMYEPNQVYVTPIEKVKEVVRHKIQVLNTIGQAKLYR, encoded by the coding sequence ATGTTATTTACAATGTCTGAATTATTGAAAGTTGCAAATGAAAATAAATTTGCTGTTCCGGCCTTTAATATTTGTAGTTTTGATATGTTAAAAGCAATTATGGAAGAAATGGAAGCTAATGATGCGCCAGTTATTTTAGAGATTCATCCAGATGAAATAGAGTATTTAGGAGATAATTTTGTTAGTATCGTCAGAGATTATGCACTCCGCAGTAAAATTCCAGTTGTTATTCACTTAGATCATGGACAAAGTATTTATGATGTAATGAGAGCTATACGAAATGGGTATACTTCTGTTATGATAGATGCATCATTACTATCCTATGAAGAAAATAAAAAAATAACAAAGCAAGTTGTTGATTTAGCCCATAAAGTGGGAGTGTCGGTAGAAGCTGAATTGGGTACAATAGGAAACAATGGTTCTAGTGAAGGCGGCAGTCACAATATTATATATACGAATCCACAACAGGCTGTTGAATTTGTTGAAGAAACAGGGATCGATACATTGGCTGTTGCTATCGGAACAGCTCATGGACTTTATCCAAAAGATAAGGTTCCAAAATTAAATATTGATCTCTTAAAGGAATTAAATGAAAAAATTTCGATACCGTTTGTTTTACATGGAGGATCAGGCAACCCAGATTCAGAGGTAGCTGAGTCTGTAAAATATGGTGTTGGCAAAGTAAATTTAAGTTCTGACTTAAAGAGTGTATTCTTTAATGAAGTATTTGAAGTGTTATCAAATAATAAGGGAATGTATGAACCAAATCAAGTGTATGTAACTCCAATAGAAAAGGTAAAAGAAGTTGTTAGACATAAAATACAAGTATTAAATACTATTGGTCAAGCGAAGCTCTATAGATAA
- a CDS encoding DeoR/GlpR transcriptional regulator has product MKQRQSEIVNYLKINQFASVRELQELVNYSEATIKRDLISLEKDGLIRRTRGGAIIIDDEKIDVPYLMKLTKLNEDVKKKYIANLAQPFIKDDMTIFIDSSTTCLHLVNVLSKFEGLKIITNGVLTAVTLSEFTNAEISVIGGQVVHKRATINGSRAYSNILNYYADIAFVSCRGFDIIEGAFEVSEGEALIKQGFRSQANKLILLMDSSKIGKMYTHKSLKINEIDYILVDEDIDIDNKIQVSVVY; this is encoded by the coding sequence ATGAAACAAAGACAATCGGAGATAGTAAATTACTTGAAAATTAATCAGTTTGCATCGGTAAGAGAATTGCAAGAATTAGTTAATTATAGTGAGGCAACGATAAAGAGAGATTTAATTTCACTCGAAAAAGATGGACTGATAAGACGAACTAGAGGTGGAGCGATTATCATTGATGACGAGAAAATAGATGTTCCATACTTAATGAAATTAACAAAACTGAACGAGGATGTCAAAAAGAAATATATTGCTAATCTAGCACAACCATTTATTAAGGATGATATGACAATATTTATCGACTCATCAACCACGTGCTTACACTTAGTAAATGTCTTATCAAAATTTGAAGGACTAAAAATTATTACTAATGGCGTATTAACGGCGGTTACTCTTAGTGAATTTACGAATGCTGAAATTTCAGTTATTGGCGGCCAAGTTGTACACAAAAGAGCAACTATTAATGGATCTCGAGCATATAGTAATATATTAAATTATTATGCAGATATTGCTTTTGTAAGCTGTCGTGGGTTTGATATTATTGAAGGGGCATTCGAAGTTTCAGAAGGTGAAGCATTAATTAAACAAGGTTTTAGAAGTCAGGCAAATAAATTAATTCTATTAATGGATAGTAGTAAGATTGGTAAAATGTATACGCATAAATCATTGAAGATTAATGAAATAGATTACATTTTAGTAGACGAAGACATTGATATAGATAATAAAATACAAGTATCTGTTGTGTATTAG
- a CDS encoding PRD domain-containing protein codes for MKILKVFNNNVALAVDQFDKEVIVMGKGLVFGKKTGDLIDETVVEKVFVLQDESVSTFSDLYESTRPEVIDALLKIVDLAEDKLSITLKSSAYLALVDHINFAIERQEQGINLENPLSWEVKKFYPQEHAIGLQALALIEDIVGVQFSESEATSIALHLVNASKQGDHLEQTIKITKIVRDILNIVRNFYGINFDEESITYSRFVTHLQFFAQRIVKNIHHGEVDSFLYEQVKTSYPKAFECTLKIMDYAERVYRFIINKDEQVYLSIHIQRSITQSKIKQDNS; via the coding sequence GTGAAGATTCTTAAAGTCTTCAATAATAACGTGGCCTTAGCAGTGGATCAATTTGATAAAGAAGTAATAGTAATGGGCAAAGGTTTAGTTTTTGGGAAAAAAACGGGAGATCTCATTGATGAAACAGTTGTAGAAAAAGTATTTGTCTTGCAGGATGAGTCCGTGTCTACTTTCTCCGATTTGTATGAGAGCACCAGACCAGAAGTTATTGATGCTTTACTTAAAATTGTTGATTTGGCAGAAGATAAATTATCGATTACTTTGAAATCCAGTGCCTACCTTGCTTTGGTAGATCATATTAATTTTGCTATTGAGAGACAGGAACAAGGGATAAACTTAGAAAATCCTTTGTCTTGGGAGGTTAAAAAATTCTATCCTCAGGAACATGCGATTGGTTTACAGGCACTTGCACTTATTGAAGATATTGTCGGTGTGCAATTTAGTGAGAGTGAAGCCACATCTATTGCGCTTCATCTAGTCAATGCAAGTAAACAAGGCGATCATTTGGAGCAAACGATTAAAATTACGAAAATTGTACGTGATATATTAAACATCGTTCGCAACTTTTACGGTATCAATTTTGATGAGGAGTCGATTACGTATTCACGCTTTGTGACACATTTACAATTTTTTGCGCAGCGGATTGTAAAAAATATTCATCATGGAGAAGTAGATTCATTTCTTTATGAACAAGTGAAAACATCGTATCCGAAAGCGTTTGAATGCACATTGAAAATTATGGATTACGCAGAACGCGTGTATCGTTTCATCATTAATAAAGATGAACAAGTGTATTTATCGATTCATATTCAACGGTCAATTACTCAAAGTAAAATAAAACAGGATAATTCATAA
- a CDS encoding PTS glucose transporter subunit IIA → MANYTALANDIVANVGGKENIKNVRHCITRLRFQLKDESKANTEYLKKREGIVTVVQAGGQYQVVIGNHVPDVYEAVLQQGIAGVGEIAPDDASEKASGNLFDRFVDLMSGLFQPFLGTLAAAGIIKGIVAVLAAFGGQAITTSGLYILLNAAGDAFFQYLPFVLAITAAGKFRMNQFTAMAVTAALLYPKIGQQIVDGTNFLGIPFALPQAGNYYQTVIPIVLAVWVASKVEKWVKAWMPTVLKLFGIPFLTLLITVPLTYIVVGPVSNILSDLISGAFNTIYNFSPILFGLILGSTWQVLVMFGMHWAIVPIALNQIATQGFTAFFAPAVLPSFTQTGAVAAIMLKTKENKTKQLAGPALISSIFGVTEPAIYGLTLPMRTPFIISCIAGAIQGAYISWQGATLYNFGGLGVFAYPSFVNPANGDISGVIHMLIGTAIAIVVTFILTYLYGVKDIFSGDDMNAVVVEPVTESEESVVASTTMELKQELIAAPLTGKVVALSDVPDQVFASEAMGKGIAILPSKGEVVSPVNGEVTTIFPTGHAVGITSDSGAEILIHIGMDTVQLDGKGFTAYVKNGDRVQAGQKLIDFDIATIEADGLPTITPVIITNTKQYTDVITTQEAEVSVGDYLLDAVL, encoded by the coding sequence ATGGCAAATTACACAGCGTTAGCCAACGATATTGTTGCCAATGTCGGTGGCAAGGAAAATATTAAAAATGTCAGACATTGTATTACGCGTCTACGTTTTCAATTAAAGGATGAAAGTAAGGCAAATACTGAATATTTAAAAAAACGTGAGGGTATTGTAACAGTTGTCCAAGCTGGAGGGCAATATCAAGTGGTTATTGGTAATCATGTGCCGGACGTTTATGAAGCCGTGTTACAACAAGGTATAGCTGGTGTTGGTGAAATAGCACCTGATGATGCAAGTGAAAAAGCAAGTGGTAATTTGTTTGACCGCTTTGTTGATTTAATGTCAGGATTATTCCAACCATTCTTAGGTACTTTAGCTGCAGCCGGTATTATTAAAGGTATTGTAGCGGTGCTAGCTGCCTTCGGTGGTCAAGCAATTACGACTTCTGGGCTCTATATTTTATTAAATGCTGCAGGTGATGCATTTTTCCAATACTTACCATTTGTTTTGGCGATAACTGCAGCGGGTAAATTCAGAATGAATCAATTTACTGCAATGGCTGTTACGGCTGCGCTATTATACCCGAAAATCGGGCAACAAATTGTTGACGGAACGAATTTTTTAGGAATTCCATTTGCATTGCCACAAGCTGGTAATTATTATCAAACAGTTATACCTATTGTATTAGCGGTATGGGTTGCGTCTAAAGTAGAAAAATGGGTGAAGGCATGGATGCCAACAGTGTTAAAATTGTTCGGTATTCCGTTCTTAACTTTATTAATTACAGTACCGTTAACTTATATTGTTGTAGGACCAGTTTCTAATATATTATCTGATTTAATTTCAGGAGCATTTAACACAATTTATAACTTTAGCCCAATCTTATTTGGTCTTATTTTAGGTAGTACATGGCAAGTATTAGTTATGTTTGGTATGCATTGGGCAATTGTACCAATTGCGCTTAATCAAATTGCAACACAAGGTTTTACCGCTTTCTTTGCACCGGCTGTTTTACCTAGCTTTACACAAACTGGAGCGGTTGCAGCGATTATGTTGAAAACTAAAGAAAATAAAACAAAACAATTAGCTGGACCGGCGTTAATTTCTTCTATCTTTGGAGTAACAGAACCAGCGATTTATGGTTTGACATTACCAATGCGTACGCCATTTATTATTTCATGTATAGCTGGTGCTATTCAAGGTGCCTATATTTCTTGGCAAGGTGCAACATTATATAACTTTGGTGGTTTAGGAGTTTTTGCGTATCCATCATTTGTAAATCCTGCCAATGGTGATATTTCTGGTGTGATTCATATGTTAATTGGGACAGCAATTGCGATTGTCGTAACATTTATTTTAACTTATTTATATGGTGTGAAAGATATTTTTAGTGGAGATGATATGAACGCTGTAGTGGTCGAACCAGTTACAGAGTCTGAAGAATCAGTTGTCGCTTCAACAACCATGGAATTAAAACAAGAATTGATTGCGGCGCCATTAACTGGTAAGGTGGTTGCTTTATCTGATGTACCAGATCAAGTGTTTGCGAGTGAGGCAATGGGTAAAGGTATTGCGATATTACCAAGTAAAGGTGAAGTAGTATCTCCAGTAAATGGTGAAGTCACAACAATTTTCCCAACCGGACATGCGGTAGGTATTACTTCTGATTCAGGTGCAGAAATTCTGATTCATATTGGAATGGATACCGTTCAATTAGACGGTAAAGGTTTTACAGCATATGTAAAAAATGGTGACCGAGTGCAAGCAGGACAAAAATTAATTGATTTTGATATTGCGACCATTGAGGCAGATGGATTACCAACGATTACACCGGTGATTATCACTAATACGAAACAATATACTGATGTCATTACAACGCAAGAAGCAGAAGTATCAGTTGGTGATTACTTGCTTGATGCTGTGTTATAA
- a CDS encoding glycoside hydrolase family 1 protein, with translation MTVFPKGFLWGGATAANQFEGAYNEDGKGLSVQDVTPQGGFGPITAEPTEDNLKLVGIDFYNRYKEDIALFAEMGFKVFRLSIAWSRIFPKGDELEPNEAGLAFYDRVFDELEKYGIEPLVTLSHYETPLHLAREYNGWASRDLISFYERYVRTVFERYQHRVKYWLTFNEVNSVLHLPFMSGGIATPREELSKQDLYQAVHHELVASALATKIAHEINPEMKVGCMVLAMPAYPMTSDPLDQLAVREFMNQNYLFSDIHARGKYPKYIQRYFKENGIEIQFAAGDEELLLNHTVDFISFSYYMSVVQAHNPEKYTSGQGNILGGITNPYLESSEWGWQIDPVGLRLVLNDFYDRYQLPLFIVENGLGAKDVLVDGPNGPTVEDDYRIDYLQKHLQQVGEAIKDGVEVMGYTTWGCIDLVSASTAEMSKRYGFIYVDRHDDGTGTLNRYKKKSFDWYKEVIATNGESLF, from the coding sequence ATGACAGTATTTCCAAAAGGCTTTTTATGGGGTGGCGCAACAGCTGCTAATCAATTTGAAGGGGCTTATAATGAAGACGGTAAAGGCTTAAGTGTACAAGATGTGACACCTCAAGGTGGATTTGGTCCAATTACCGCTGAGCCGACTGAAGATAATTTAAAATTAGTAGGGATTGATTTCTATAATCGCTACAAAGAAGATATTGCATTATTTGCGGAGATGGGTTTTAAAGTCTTTCGTTTATCGATTGCATGGAGTCGTATTTTCCCTAAAGGTGACGAGTTGGAACCTAATGAAGCAGGTTTAGCCTTTTATGACCGTGTGTTTGATGAGTTAGAAAAATACGGTATTGAACCATTAGTAACATTGTCTCACTATGAAACGCCGCTGCACTTAGCGCGTGAATATAATGGCTGGGCAAGTCGAGATTTGATTTCTTTTTATGAACGTTATGTCCGTACCGTTTTTGAGCGCTATCAACACCGTGTAAAGTATTGGCTAACGTTTAATGAAGTTAACTCTGTATTGCATTTACCATTTATGAGTGGTGGGATTGCGACACCGCGTGAAGAGTTATCAAAACAAGATTTATATCAAGCGGTACACCATGAACTCGTTGCGTCAGCTTTAGCAACCAAAATTGCACACGAGATTAATCCAGAGATGAAAGTAGGTTGTATGGTATTAGCCATGCCAGCTTACCCAATGACATCAGATCCATTGGACCAATTAGCCGTCAGAGAATTTATGAATCAAAATTATTTATTTTCAGATATTCATGCACGAGGTAAATATCCTAAATATATTCAACGTTACTTTAAAGAAAATGGTATTGAAATTCAATTTGCAGCAGGTGATGAAGAATTATTATTAAACCATACGGTTGATTTCATTTCATTCTCATACTATATGAGTGTGGTTCAAGCACATAATCCAGAAAAATATACATCAGGACAAGGAAATATTTTAGGTGGCATTACGAACCCGTATTTGGAGTCATCTGAATGGGGCTGGCAAATTGACCCGGTTGGTTTACGTTTAGTATTAAATGATTTTTATGACCGTTATCAATTGCCATTATTCATTGTGGAAAATGGTTTAGGCGCTAAAGACGTATTAGTGGATGGACCTAATGGGCCGACGGTGGAAGATGACTATCGGATTGATTACTTACAAAAACATTTACAACAAGTAGGTGAAGCGATTAAAGATGGTGTTGAAGTGATGGGGTATACAACCTGGGGATGTATCGATTTAGTTTCTGCTTCAACAGCTGAAATGAGTAAACGCTACGGATTTATCTATGTGGATCGTCATGATGATGGTACAGGCACTCTAAACCGCTACAAGAAAAAATCATTTGATTGGTATAAAGAAGTTATCGCAACCAATGGTGAGAGTTTATTTTAG
- a CDS encoding Cof-type HAD-IIB family hydrolase, which produces MDKKIIFLDVDGTIANYSNQIPTSAIEAIRQARANGHLVYTVTGRSKAEMYHDILEIGFDGYIGGNGSYIEANNQVIFEQVMSAEDAKAVVDWLSERGLEFYLESNTGLYASENFIERATPVFIEYSRYKGQENSEEITVESAFPNMIYHGELYRDDLNKVSFILESYQDYLDAKKQFAHLKVGTWGGAGETALFGDVGVAAVDKAKAIEILLEHLGMARTDTFAFGDAKIDIPMLEYCEVGIAVASGSDDIKAVADYITDAVDGDGIYHAFKHFGLI; this is translated from the coding sequence ATGGATAAAAAGATTATTTTTCTTGATGTTGATGGAACAATAGCCAATTATTCAAATCAAATTCCCACTTCTGCCATCGAAGCTATTCGTCAAGCACGAGCGAACGGTCATCTTGTTTATACGGTGACCGGGCGTTCAAAGGCGGAGATGTATCACGATATTTTAGAGATTGGTTTTGATGGTTATATTGGAGGAAATGGCTCCTATATTGAAGCGAATAATCAAGTAATTTTTGAGCAGGTAATGAGTGCCGAAGATGCAAAGGCGGTCGTTGATTGGTTATCTGAACGCGGCTTAGAATTTTATCTTGAGTCGAATACTGGTTTATACGCCTCGGAAAATTTTATCGAACGTGCGACACCAGTATTTATCGAGTATTCGCGTTATAAAGGACAAGAAAATAGTGAGGAAATTACGGTGGAATCGGCATTTCCTAATATGATTTATCATGGGGAATTATACCGTGATGATTTAAATAAAGTATCGTTTATTTTGGAGTCCTATCAAGATTATTTAGATGCTAAAAAACAGTTTGCTCATTTGAAGGTCGGCACATGGGGCGGTGCGGGGGAAACGGCATTGTTTGGCGATGTCGGTGTGGCAGCAGTAGATAAGGCGAAAGCGATTGAGATATTGTTGGAACACTTGGGCATGGCGCGTACCGATACTTTTGCCTTTGGTGATGCCAAAATCGATATTCCGATGTTGGAATATTGTGAAGTGGGTATTGCGGTAGCTTCTGGTAGCGATGACATTAAAGCAGTGGCTGATTATATTACGGATGCTGTTGATGGTGACGGCATCTATCATGCGTTTAAACATTTTGGATTGATTTAG
- a CDS encoding 6-phospho-beta-glucosidase, with product MSENKAFPAGFLWGGATAANQCEGAYNVDGRGLANVDVVPIGPDRFSIITGEKKMFDFEEGYFYPAKEAIDMYHHFKEDIALFGEMGFKTYRLSIAWSRIFPNGDEEEPNEKGLQFYEDLFKECHKYGIEPLVTITHFDCPMHLIKTYGGWRNRKMLTFYERLCRTLFTRYKGLVKYWLTFNEINMILHAPFMGAGLYFEPGENKTQVKYQAAHHELVASARATQIAHEIDPENKVGCMLAAGQYYPHTAHPRDYWEAMQEDRENYFFIDVQARGEYPNYALKKFEKENIHVEMTEEDLVLLKNHTVDFISFSYYSSRVASGDPAEKEKTAGNIFASIKNPYLEASEWGWQIDPLGLRITMNAIWDRYQKPLFIVENGLGAIDTPDEDGYVEDDYRIEYLKSHIQAMRDAINEDGVPLLGYTTWGCIDLVSAGTGEMKKRYGFIYVDRDNDGNGTLKRSKKKSFYWYKEVIATNGASV from the coding sequence ATGTCAGAAAATAAAGCATTTCCAGCAGGATTTTTGTGGGGTGGCGCAACGGCTGCCAACCAATGTGAGGGTGCTTATAATGTTGACGGACGTGGACTAGCTAATGTTGATGTTGTGCCGATTGGTCCTGACCGTTTCTCGATTATTACCGGCGAAAAGAAAATGTTCGACTTTGAAGAAGGTTATTTCTATCCAGCGAAAGAAGCTATTGATATGTACCATCATTTTAAAGAAGACATAGCTTTATTCGGTGAGATGGGGTTTAAAACGTATCGTCTATCGATTGCGTGGTCGCGTATTTTTCCAAACGGTGATGAAGAGGAACCGAATGAAAAAGGATTGCAATTTTACGAAGACTTATTCAAAGAGTGCCATAAGTATGGGATTGAACCCTTAGTAACTATCACACACTTTGACTGTCCGATGCATTTGATTAAAACATATGGTGGTTGGCGCAATCGTAAAATGTTAACATTCTATGAACGGTTATGTCGAACATTATTTACACGATACAAAGGCTTAGTGAAATACTGGTTAACATTCAATGAAATCAATATGATTTTACACGCACCATTTATGGGGGCGGGTTTATACTTTGAACCTGGGGAAAATAAAACACAGGTTAAATATCAAGCAGCACATCATGAATTAGTAGCTAGTGCGCGTGCGACACAAATTGCCCATGAGATTGACCCAGAAAATAAAGTTGGCTGTATGTTAGCTGCCGGTCAATATTATCCTCATACAGCACATCCGAGAGATTACTGGGAAGCAATGCAAGAAGACCGCGAAAATTATTTCTTTATCGATGTTCAAGCACGTGGTGAATATCCAAACTATGCTTTGAAGAAATTCGAGAAAGAAAATATTCATGTAGAGATGACCGAAGAGGATTTAGTTTTATTGAAAAACCATACCGTAGACTTTATCTCATTCTCTTACTATTCAAGTCGTGTGGCTTCTGGAGACCCAGCTGAAAAAGAAAAAACAGCCGGTAATATTTTTGCCTCAATTAAAAATCCTTACTTAGAAGCAAGTGAATGGGGCTGGCAAATCGATCCGCTTGGATTACGAATTACCATGAATGCCATCTGGGATCGGTATCAAAAACCATTGTTTATCGTTGAAAATGGTTTAGGTGCAATCGATACTCCTGATGAAGATGGTTATGTGGAAGATGATTACCGAATTGAGTATTTGAAATCACATATTCAAGCAATGCGAGATGCTATCAACGAAGATGGTGTGCCATTATTAGGATATACGACATGGGGCTGTATCGATTTAGTATCAGCTGGAACAGGTGAAATGAAAAAACGCTATGGATTTATTTATGTTGACCGAGACAATGATGGGAATGGGACATTGAAACGCTCTAAGAAAAAATCATTCTATTGGTATAAAGAAGTCATTGCGACCAATGGTGCTAGTGTATGA